A stretch of Mobula birostris isolate sMobBir1 chromosome 2, sMobBir1.hap1, whole genome shotgun sequence DNA encodes these proteins:
- the bcl2l1 gene encoding bcl-2-like protein 1 isoform X2 — protein sequence MCSSRQLVTDFLRYKLQQRGHSWSQLCEQDGAAEPDHQPDGVAAELDGGPEAERTCQALREAAEEFELRYRRAFSDLSAQLRVTPDTVYRRFEQVVGELFRDGVNWGRLVAFFCFGAALCVECAEKEMGALVRRIAHWMSTYLESNLEPWIQQEGGWV from the exons ATGTGCAGCAGCAGACAGCTGGTCACCGACTTCCTCCGCTACAAGCTGCAGCAGCGAGGCCACAGCTGGAGTCAGCTGTGTGAACAGGATGGCGCGGCGGAGCCCGACCACCAGCCCGACGGGGTGGCCGCCGAACTGGACGGTGGGCCCGAGGCTGAGCGCACCTGCCAGGCCCTGCGAGAGGCGGCCGAGGAGTTCGAGCTGCGCTACCGCCGCGCCTTCAGCGATCTGTCGGCGCAGCTGCGCGTCACCCCGGACACGGTCTACCGGCGCTTTGAGCAGGTGGTGGGCGAGTTGTTCCGAGACGGCGTCAATTGGGGCCGTCTGGTCGCCTTCTTCTGCTTCGGAGCGGCGCTGTGTGTGGAGTGTGCCGAGAAGGAGATGGGTGCACTGGTGCGGCGGATCGCCCACTGGATGAGCACTTATCTGGAGAGCAACCTGGAGCCGTGGATCCAACAAGAGGGAGGCTGG GTCTGA